One segment of Setaria viridis chromosome 4, Setaria_viridis_v4.0, whole genome shotgun sequence DNA contains the following:
- the LOC117851982 gene encoding uncharacterized protein isoform X1 translates to MASLLLEQQEKLRRHVDEWRFRSRAALSELSSGSGTPSPTPSAPSGPVRLRVAPADPAGAGAVSLLLTAAAADDNVAVAKFVAVLSHSSVEISRLSDAASKGLYRQLVLFGHDAGVSGEALLEGEPQKLFAHSIPLLLELYEIINGLIMILGNLLRQLDVICSVRDKNVRPLNSFRNFDLRTVFGSLGEGLTVFLLLDEILRHNGHVKSYLSLFSRMMSKVKSEVDIFGMSVEDVDFLDQVVHNLQKIFDSGLFHRLLQVDSPLRSSIDLVRSNKKLLDAFHSCFAESSSEIILRIGSSKELPYDRKTILHLVALLLFFISATDETPDKKSMKLLTEMFQMVPVIYIEGGKRIVLSDLMKCYCPPALSSLPPIKEACEAFEIMKNNYLAHLNEVQSRDIQAINDTLSCWSVSFQSAVHPSSQMLTEEWVRHLQKQILQGVVLADRIHILVQSMLDLHMHLKVPLRREKAKSLCQMIVSLKSIGDLFNTRGSNIVRSLPHIINIIQSDIELLLVPLKTRLQSEIAKADQVSKTGFLSLLRRGSAEMETKLLDSLSLVLISLQLLEGSGSSPRQLTLSITVDILHSLGHLDVELCKVRKLLSKFRVLSNFQSLIEERTKCCFLYWIKEMLSTWLSMVYGDACKLSWLQNIVDAFSDGTSLLELGNMGPVALQSYEEDIENALREEVVAPLCRDIETDLRLHVHSTRLKGAVVVNPTKTGVRNLSWYLRMKPLRLPFKFVDVKLLVENHLNSAFYTYSVMPNYDNKIYAEMHELGQLKYGVELEDFHLTVDTLDQGFDFRNTIQHLDSFCEKYSYSIAKQMFIENDLDGQGRKNLVLCVEHIASSTAMCSLQQISAALDTILMFLDRMFLDLDALLQSDTELDFLKDLKRLENTRVSSVHPAIHGELKVAFGKHGLGDHTLDFLGQVQAVVARIGNALGLMRILAAGCTRYSNSISRYARKSNYDLGYSASCKKVGLVDDIAEVGKMLDTEARNREALDERIQTFAILVTHISQKLQSNELKAMKDFFQIVPLLIGNMVDHRLLHKDKLLRRGHDGKSVIHTYDRFLLGVAFVLKVLKQESSFDELNWFASTKTKFEGVSEDENNKMDTSPSRVAFTSLKLWRAAPSVRTEPHKGVDKGKRYQQEIELIECTLRLARTVLG, encoded by the exons ATGGCCTCAC TCCTGCTCGAGCAGCAGGAGAAGCTGCGGCGGCACGTCGACGAGTGGCGCTtccgctcccgcgccgctctTTCGGAACTCAGCTCCGGCTCTGGAACACCCTCCCCCACCCCGTCCGCGCCCTCCGGTCCCGTCAGGCTCCGCGTGGCCCCCGCCGACCCCGCGGGGGCGGGCGCTGTGTCCCTCCTCCTGACCGCCGCTGCGGCCGACGACAACGTCGCGGTCGCCAAGTTCGTCGCCGTGCTCTCGCACTCCAGCGTCGAGATATCACGCCTTTCTGATGCG GCTTCAAAGGGTCTCTATCGGCAACTGGTCCTCTTTGGGCACGATGCGGGGGTTTCGGGTGAGGCACTTCTGGAGGGGGAGCCACAAAAGTTGTTTGCCCACTCAATACCATTGTTGCTCGAGCTGTATGAAATCATCAATGGGCTGATAATGATCCTTGGGAACCTGCTCCGGCAACTTGATGTGATCTGCTCAGTCCGGGACAAGAATGTTCGGCCATTGAACTCATTCAGGAATTTTGATTTAAGGACAGTGTTTGGATCGCTTGGTGAGGGGCTTACGGTATTCCTGTTATTGGATGAAATCTTGAGGCACAATGGGCATGTCAAGAGCTACTTATCCCTGTTCTCAAG GATGATGAGTAAAGTGAAATCAGAGGTCGATATATTTGGTATGTCCGTTGAAGATGTAGACTTCCTTGATCAAGTAGTCCACAACTTGCAGAAAATATTCGACAGTGGCCTTTTCCAC CGACTACTGCAAGTAGATTCACCTTTGCGCTCCTCAATAGACCTTGTTAGGTCCAATAAGAAACTTCTAGATGCATTTCATTCTTGCTTCGCTGAAAGCAGTTCTGAAATCATTCTACGCATTG GATCTTCAAAGGAACTCCCATATGATCGAAAGACTATACTCCATCTTGTAGCTCTTCTTTTATTCTTCATATCAGCAACTG ATGAAACTCCTGATAAGAAATCCATGAAACTACTAACAGAGATGTTTCAGATGGTTCCAGTGATCTATATTGAAGGTGGAAAGCGCATCGTGCTATCTGATTTAATGAAGTGTTATTGCCCTCCAGCACTATCCTCGTTGCCTCCCATTAAGGAAGCTTGTGAAGCTTTTGAAATCATGAAGAATAACTATCTTGCACATTTAAATGAAGTGCAATCAAG GGATATTCAAGCCATAAATGATACACTTTCTTGTTGGTCCGTTTCATTCCAGTCAGCTGTTCATCCATCG TCGCAGATGTTGACTGAGGAGTGGGTTCGACATCTCCAGAAGCAGATTTTGCAG GGAGTAGTTCTTGCAGATAGAATACACATACTTGTTCAATCTATGCTCGACCTACATATGCATCTTAAG GTTCCACTGAGAAGAGAGAAAGCCAAATCTCTTTGTCAGATGATTGTGTCTCTGAAG TCCATAGGAGACTTGTTCAACACAAGAGGGTCCAACATAGTACGCAGTCTTCCTCACATTATCAACATCATTCAATCAGATATTGAACTACTCCTAGTACCATTGAAG ACTAGACTGCAAAGCGAAATAGCCAAGGCTGATCAAGTTAGCAAAACAGGATTTCTTAGCTTGTTGAGACGTG GTAGTGCGGAGATGGAGACAAAGCTTCTTGATTCACTTTCACTG GTTCTGATATCCTTGCAATTGCTTGAAGGGAGTGGAAGTTCTCCAAGGCAGCTGACACTTTCTATTACTGTGGATATTCTACACAGTCTG GGTCACTTGGATGTTGAGCTGTGTAAAGTGAGGAAGCTTCTATCAAAGTTCAGAGTTCTTTCAAATTTCCAGTCTCTGATTGAAGAAAGAACAAAATGTTGCTTCTTGTATTGGATAAAAGAGATGCTTTCGACTTGGTTATCCATGGTATACGGAGATGCTTGCAAATTGTCTTGGCTACA AAATATCGTCGATGCATTTTCTGATGGAACGTCACTCCTCGAACTTGGGAACATGGGACCAGTTGCTCTTCAGAGTTATGAGGAAGACATTGAGAATGCTTTGAGGGag gAGGTTGTTGCTCCTTTGTGCAGGGACATTGAGACTGATCTCCGACTTCATGTTCATTCTACTCGTTTGAAAGGAGCTGTTGTTGTGAACCCAACAAAG ACTGGGGTTCGTAATCTTTCATGGTACTTACGAATGAAGCCCTTGCGATTACCTTTCAAGTTTGTTGATGTTAAATTGCTTGTGGAAAACCATCTAAATTCTGCGTTCTATACTTACTCTGTGATGCCTAACTATGATAATAAG ATATATGCAGAGATGCATGAACTAGGACAGCTGAAATATGGCGTTGAACTGGAAGATTTCCATCTTACTGTGGATACTCTGGATCAAGGTTTTGATTTCAGAAATACTATCCAACATCTTGATTCATTTTGTGAGAAATACTCCTACAGCATTGCCAAACAG ATGTTTATCGAGAATGATCTGGATGGTCAAGGCCGAAAAAACTTAGTTTTATGTGTTGAACACATTGCATCGTCAACTGCAATGTGCAGTTTGCAGCAAATTTCTGCTGCTTTGGACACCATTTTGATGTTTTTGGACAGGATGTTTTTGGATCTGGATGCATTGCTTCAAAGTGACACTGAACTTGATTTCTTGAAGGATTTAAAACGATTAGAG AACACCAGGGTGTCCAGTGTACACCCTGCTATCCATGGAGAACTAAAAGTTGCTTTTGGGAAGCATGGACTTGGAGATCATACTCTGGACTTCCTCGGACAAGTACAAGCTGTTGTTGCTAGAATAGGAAACGCACTAGGCCTAATGAGAATACTTGCTGCTGGCTGTACCCGCTATTCCAACAGCATCTCAAG ATATGCAAGAAAATCCAACTATGACTTAGGCTATTCTGCAAGTTGCAAGAAAGTGGGTTTAGTCGATGACATTGCTGAAGTTGGGAAGATGCTGGATACGGAGGCAAGAAACAGGGAAGCTTTGGATGAGAGGATTCAAACCTTTGCAATATTGGTAACCCACATTTCACAG AAGCTTCAGAGCAATGAGCTTAAAGCAATGAAGGACTTCTTCCAAATTGTTCCATTGCTTATTGGCAACATGGTGGACCATAGACTTCTTCACAAGGATAAACTACTGAGACGGGGGCATGACGGCAAGAGTGTCATTCATACATACGACCGTTTCCTTCTAGGAGTTGCTTTTGTCCTGAAG GTCTTGAAACAAGAAAGCTCTTTTGATGAACTCAATTGGTTCGCTTCCACAAAAACAAAATTTGAGGGAGTGTCAGAGGACGAAAACAATAAAATGGATACGAGCCCAAGCAGGGTTGCTTTCACCAGTCTGAAACTTTGGCGTGCGGCTCCATCAGTTAGGACAGAACCACATAAG GGTGTTGACAAGGGGAAGCGGTACCAGCAGGAGATCGAGCTTATAGAGTGTACCCTGAGGCTGGCTAGAACAGTGTTAGGATGA
- the LOC117852368 gene encoding protein cornichon homolog 1, giving the protein MVFVWLTAFFLVVALIVLVIYQLMCLADLEFDYINPFDSSSRINKVVMPEFILQALLSVLFLLSGHWAMFLLSVPMVYYNYTLYQRRQHLVDVTEIFNQLGREKKRRLFKIVSLIVLLFLSLFWMIWSVLSEEDE; this is encoded by the exons ATGGTCTTCGTGTGGCTCACCGCGTTCTTCCTCGTCGTCGCGCTCATCGTGCTCGTCATCTACCAG TTGATGTGCTTGGCAGATCTTGAGTTTGACTATATCAACCCGTTTGATTCATCCTCTCGAATAAATAAAGTGGTTATGCCAGAATTCATATTACAAGCACTTCTGAGCGTATTGTTCCTCTTATCTGGGCATTGGGCGATGTTCTTGCTTTCTGtcccaatggtgtactacaATTATACGCT GTACCAGCGGCGGCAACATTTAGTAGATGTGACGGAGATATTTAATCAACTTGGTCGTGAGAAGAAGCGACGTCTTTTCAAGATAGTCAGTCTCATCGTTCTCCTATTCCTGTCCTTGTTCTG GATGATCTGGAGTGTATTGTCGGAGGAGGACGAGTAG
- the LOC117851982 gene encoding uncharacterized protein isoform X2 — MASLLLEQQEKLRRHVDEWRFRSRAALSELSSGSGTPSPTPSAPSGPVRLRVAPADPAGAGAVSLLLTAAAADDNVAVAKFVAVLSHSSVEISRLSDAASKGLYRQLVLFGHDAGVSGEALLEGEPQKLFAHSIPLLLELYEIINGLIMILGNLLRQLDVICSVRDKNVRPLNSFRNFDLRTVFGSLGEGLTVFLLLDEILRHNGHVKSYLSLFSRMMSKVKSEVDIFGMSVEDVDFLDQVVHNLQKIFDSGLFHRLLQVDSPLRSSIDLVRSNKKLLDAFHSCFAESSSEIILRIGSSKELPYDRKTILHLVALLLFFISATDETPDKKSMKLLTEMFQMVPVIYIEGGKRIVLSDLMKCYCPPALSSLPPIKEACEAFEIMKNNYLAHLNEVQSRDIQAINDTLSCWSVSFQSAVHPSSQMLTEEWVRHLQKQILQGVVLADRIHILVQSMLDLHMHLKVPLRREKAKSLCQMIVSLKSIGDLFNTRGSNIVRSLPHIINIIQSDIELLLVPLKTRLQSEIAKADQVSKTGFLSLLRRGSAEMETKLLDSLSLVLISLQLLEGSGSSPRQLTLSITVDILHSLGHLDVELCKVRKLLSKFRVLSNFQSLIEERTKCCFLYWIKEMLSTWLSMVYGDACKLSWLQNIVDAFSDGTSLLELGNMGPVALQSYEEDIENALREEVVAPLCRDIETDLRLHVHSTRLKGAVVVNPTKTGVRNLSWYLRMKPLRLPFKFVDVKLLVENHLNSAFYTYSVMPNYDNKIYAEMHELGQLKYGVELEDFHLTVDTLDQGFDFRNTIQHLDSFCEKYSYSIAKQMFIENDLDGQGRKNLVLCVEHIASSTAMCSLQQISAALDTILMFLDRMFLDLDALLQSDTELDFLKDLKRLENTRVSSVHPAIHGELKVAFGKHGLGDHTLDFLGQVQAVVARIGNALGLMRILAAGCTRYSNSISRYARKSNYDLGYSASCKKVGLVDDIAEVGKMLDTEARNREALDERIQTFAILVTHISQLQSNELKAMKDFFQIVPLLIGNMVDHRLLHKDKLLRRGHDGKSVIHTYDRFLLGVAFVLKVLKQESSFDELNWFASTKTKFEGVSEDENNKMDTSPSRVAFTSLKLWRAAPSVRTEPHKGVDKGKRYQQEIELIECTLRLARTVLG, encoded by the exons ATGGCCTCAC TCCTGCTCGAGCAGCAGGAGAAGCTGCGGCGGCACGTCGACGAGTGGCGCTtccgctcccgcgccgctctTTCGGAACTCAGCTCCGGCTCTGGAACACCCTCCCCCACCCCGTCCGCGCCCTCCGGTCCCGTCAGGCTCCGCGTGGCCCCCGCCGACCCCGCGGGGGCGGGCGCTGTGTCCCTCCTCCTGACCGCCGCTGCGGCCGACGACAACGTCGCGGTCGCCAAGTTCGTCGCCGTGCTCTCGCACTCCAGCGTCGAGATATCACGCCTTTCTGATGCG GCTTCAAAGGGTCTCTATCGGCAACTGGTCCTCTTTGGGCACGATGCGGGGGTTTCGGGTGAGGCACTTCTGGAGGGGGAGCCACAAAAGTTGTTTGCCCACTCAATACCATTGTTGCTCGAGCTGTATGAAATCATCAATGGGCTGATAATGATCCTTGGGAACCTGCTCCGGCAACTTGATGTGATCTGCTCAGTCCGGGACAAGAATGTTCGGCCATTGAACTCATTCAGGAATTTTGATTTAAGGACAGTGTTTGGATCGCTTGGTGAGGGGCTTACGGTATTCCTGTTATTGGATGAAATCTTGAGGCACAATGGGCATGTCAAGAGCTACTTATCCCTGTTCTCAAG GATGATGAGTAAAGTGAAATCAGAGGTCGATATATTTGGTATGTCCGTTGAAGATGTAGACTTCCTTGATCAAGTAGTCCACAACTTGCAGAAAATATTCGACAGTGGCCTTTTCCAC CGACTACTGCAAGTAGATTCACCTTTGCGCTCCTCAATAGACCTTGTTAGGTCCAATAAGAAACTTCTAGATGCATTTCATTCTTGCTTCGCTGAAAGCAGTTCTGAAATCATTCTACGCATTG GATCTTCAAAGGAACTCCCATATGATCGAAAGACTATACTCCATCTTGTAGCTCTTCTTTTATTCTTCATATCAGCAACTG ATGAAACTCCTGATAAGAAATCCATGAAACTACTAACAGAGATGTTTCAGATGGTTCCAGTGATCTATATTGAAGGTGGAAAGCGCATCGTGCTATCTGATTTAATGAAGTGTTATTGCCCTCCAGCACTATCCTCGTTGCCTCCCATTAAGGAAGCTTGTGAAGCTTTTGAAATCATGAAGAATAACTATCTTGCACATTTAAATGAAGTGCAATCAAG GGATATTCAAGCCATAAATGATACACTTTCTTGTTGGTCCGTTTCATTCCAGTCAGCTGTTCATCCATCG TCGCAGATGTTGACTGAGGAGTGGGTTCGACATCTCCAGAAGCAGATTTTGCAG GGAGTAGTTCTTGCAGATAGAATACACATACTTGTTCAATCTATGCTCGACCTACATATGCATCTTAAG GTTCCACTGAGAAGAGAGAAAGCCAAATCTCTTTGTCAGATGATTGTGTCTCTGAAG TCCATAGGAGACTTGTTCAACACAAGAGGGTCCAACATAGTACGCAGTCTTCCTCACATTATCAACATCATTCAATCAGATATTGAACTACTCCTAGTACCATTGAAG ACTAGACTGCAAAGCGAAATAGCCAAGGCTGATCAAGTTAGCAAAACAGGATTTCTTAGCTTGTTGAGACGTG GTAGTGCGGAGATGGAGACAAAGCTTCTTGATTCACTTTCACTG GTTCTGATATCCTTGCAATTGCTTGAAGGGAGTGGAAGTTCTCCAAGGCAGCTGACACTTTCTATTACTGTGGATATTCTACACAGTCTG GGTCACTTGGATGTTGAGCTGTGTAAAGTGAGGAAGCTTCTATCAAAGTTCAGAGTTCTTTCAAATTTCCAGTCTCTGATTGAAGAAAGAACAAAATGTTGCTTCTTGTATTGGATAAAAGAGATGCTTTCGACTTGGTTATCCATGGTATACGGAGATGCTTGCAAATTGTCTTGGCTACA AAATATCGTCGATGCATTTTCTGATGGAACGTCACTCCTCGAACTTGGGAACATGGGACCAGTTGCTCTTCAGAGTTATGAGGAAGACATTGAGAATGCTTTGAGGGag gAGGTTGTTGCTCCTTTGTGCAGGGACATTGAGACTGATCTCCGACTTCATGTTCATTCTACTCGTTTGAAAGGAGCTGTTGTTGTGAACCCAACAAAG ACTGGGGTTCGTAATCTTTCATGGTACTTACGAATGAAGCCCTTGCGATTACCTTTCAAGTTTGTTGATGTTAAATTGCTTGTGGAAAACCATCTAAATTCTGCGTTCTATACTTACTCTGTGATGCCTAACTATGATAATAAG ATATATGCAGAGATGCATGAACTAGGACAGCTGAAATATGGCGTTGAACTGGAAGATTTCCATCTTACTGTGGATACTCTGGATCAAGGTTTTGATTTCAGAAATACTATCCAACATCTTGATTCATTTTGTGAGAAATACTCCTACAGCATTGCCAAACAG ATGTTTATCGAGAATGATCTGGATGGTCAAGGCCGAAAAAACTTAGTTTTATGTGTTGAACACATTGCATCGTCAACTGCAATGTGCAGTTTGCAGCAAATTTCTGCTGCTTTGGACACCATTTTGATGTTTTTGGACAGGATGTTTTTGGATCTGGATGCATTGCTTCAAAGTGACACTGAACTTGATTTCTTGAAGGATTTAAAACGATTAGAG AACACCAGGGTGTCCAGTGTACACCCTGCTATCCATGGAGAACTAAAAGTTGCTTTTGGGAAGCATGGACTTGGAGATCATACTCTGGACTTCCTCGGACAAGTACAAGCTGTTGTTGCTAGAATAGGAAACGCACTAGGCCTAATGAGAATACTTGCTGCTGGCTGTACCCGCTATTCCAACAGCATCTCAAG ATATGCAAGAAAATCCAACTATGACTTAGGCTATTCTGCAAGTTGCAAGAAAGTGGGTTTAGTCGATGACATTGCTGAAGTTGGGAAGATGCTGGATACGGAGGCAAGAAACAGGGAAGCTTTGGATGAGAGGATTCAAACCTTTGCAATATTGGTAACCCACATTTCACAG CTTCAGAGCAATGAGCTTAAAGCAATGAAGGACTTCTTCCAAATTGTTCCATTGCTTATTGGCAACATGGTGGACCATAGACTTCTTCACAAGGATAAACTACTGAGACGGGGGCATGACGGCAAGAGTGTCATTCATACATACGACCGTTTCCTTCTAGGAGTTGCTTTTGTCCTGAAG GTCTTGAAACAAGAAAGCTCTTTTGATGAACTCAATTGGTTCGCTTCCACAAAAACAAAATTTGAGGGAGTGTCAGAGGACGAAAACAATAAAATGGATACGAGCCCAAGCAGGGTTGCTTTCACCAGTCTGAAACTTTGGCGTGCGGCTCCATCAGTTAGGACAGAACCACATAAG GGTGTTGACAAGGGGAAGCGGTACCAGCAGGAGATCGAGCTTATAGAGTGTACCCTGAGGCTGGCTAGAACAGTGTTAGGATGA
- the LOC117852367 gene encoding enolase 1 codes for MAVTITSVKARQIFDSRGNPTVEVDVGLSDGSFARGAVPSGASTGIYEALELRDGGSDYLGKGVLKAVNNVNSIIGPAIIGKDPTEQVDIDNFMVQQLDGTSNDWGWCKQKLGANAILAVSLAVCKAGAMVKKIPLYQHIANLAGNKTLVLPVPAFNVINGGSHAGNKLAMQEFMILPTGASSFKEAMKMGVEVYHHLKSIIKKKYGQDATNVGDEGGFAPNIQENKEGLELLKAAIEKAGYTGKVVIGMDVAASEFFSEKDKTYDLNFKEDNNDGSNKISGDSLKDLYKSFVSEYPIVSIEDPFDQDDWSTYAKLTDEIGQQVQIVGDDLLVTNPTRVAKAISEKTCNALLLKVNQIGSVTESIEAVRMSKRAGWGVMASHRSGETEDTFIADLSVGLSTGQIKTGAPCRSERLAKYNQLLRIEEELGAAAIYAGENFRAPVEPY; via the exons ATGGCGGTGACGATCACGTCCGTGAAGGCGAGGCAGATCTTCGACAGCCGCGGCAACCCCACCGTCGAG GTGGACGTGGGTCTGAGCGACGGCAGCTTCGCGAGGGGGGCCGTGCCCAGCGGCGCATCCACTG GAATATATGAGGCCTTGGAGTTGAGGGATGGAGGATCTGATTATCTTGGCAAGGGTGTTCTTAAG GCCGTGAACAATGTAAATAGCATTATTGGACCAGCAATTATTGGAAAG GACCCCACTGAGCAGGTTGACATTGACAACTTCATGGTTCAGCAGCTTGATGGAACCTCCAACGACTGGGGCTGGTGTAAACAAAAG CTTGGAGCAAATGCTATTCTTGCTGTGTCACTTGCTGTGTGCAAAGCTGGAGCCATGGTGAAGAAGATTCCTCTTTACCAG CACATTGCAAATCTTGCTGGAAACAAAACTCTGGTGCTGCCTGTACCTGCTTTTAATGTGATCAATGGAGGATCGCATGCTGGAAACAAGCTTGCCATGCAG GAGTTCATGATCCTCCCAACCGGTGCCTCCTCATTCAAGGAGGCCATGAAGATGGGAGTTGAGGTGTACCACCACCTGAAG AGCATAATCAAGAAGAAGTATGGTCAAGATGCCACAAATGTTGGGGATGAAGGTGGCTTTGCACCTAACATTCAG GAAAACAAAGAGGGCCTTGAGCTGTTGAAGGCAGCTATAGAAAAGGCTGGATACACTGGAAAG GTGGTCATTGGAATGGATGTTGCTGCTTCTGAATTCTTTAGTGAGAAGGATAAGACTTATGATCTTAACTTCAAGGAGGAT AACAACGATGGTTCAAACAAAATTTCAGGAGACAGCCTGAAAGATCTGTACAAGTCCTTCGTTTCTGAGTACCCTATTGTCTCCATCGAAGACCCGTTTGACCAGGATGACTGGTCCACCTATGCCAAACTCACTGATGAGATTGGACAGCAAGTGCAGATTGTAGGAGATGATCTTCTTGTTACTAATCCCACC AGGGTTGCCAAGGCCATCAGTGAGAAGACCTGCAATGCTCTTCTATTGAAG GTGAATCAAATCGGCTCGGTGACTGAGAGTATTGAGGCTGTTAGAATGTCCAAGCGTGCTGGATGGGGAGTGATGGCGAGCCACAGGAG TGGTGAGACAGAGGACACCTTCATTGCTGACCTCTCAGTTGGCCTGTCTACG GGTCAAATCAAGACAGGAGCCCCCTGCCGTTCTGAGCGCCTGGCCAAATACAACCAG CTGCTCAGGATCGAGGAAGAGCTCGGTGCCGCGGCCATCTATGCCGGAGAAAATTTCAGGGCACCAGTGGAGCCGTACTAA
- the LOC117852050 gene encoding uncharacterized protein At4g22758 — translation MPASGSTQALAHRGGGGDPAAAEHPHCLHHLLESVAPLRVAAEGAGATAPEADRRLTRLLVNVTVDRSLWPVHLVLSADATVADLVRAAVAAYVREGRRPPIHQHPGGAAEGGDAADGFELHFSKYSLESLRPEEKVLDLGSRNFFLCARRSAASA, via the exons ATGCCGGCGAGCGGCTCGACGCAGGCGCTGGCgcaccggggcggcggcggggacccaGCGGCAGCGGAGCACCCGCACTGCCTCCACCACCTGCTGGAGAGCGTGGCGCCGCTGCGCGTGGCCGCCGAGGGCGCGGGCGCGACCGCGCCGGAGGCGGACAGGCGGCTGACGCGGCTGCTGGTGAACGTGACGGTGGACCGGAGCCTGTGGCCCGTGCACCTGGTGCTGAGCGCCGACGCCACCGTGGCCGACCTcgtgcgcgccgccgtcgcggcctaCGTCCGCgagggccgccgcccgccgatcCACCAGCACCCCGGGGGCGCGGCGGAaggcggcgacgcggccgaCGGGTTCGAGCTGCATTTCTCCAAGTACTCCCTCGAGA GTTTGAGGCCCGAGGAGAAGGTGCTGGATCTGGGGTCTCGCAACTTCTTCCTCTGCGCCCGGAGATCCGCAGCCTCTGCTTGA
- the LOC117851983 gene encoding ATP-dependent Clp protease proteolytic subunit-related protein 2, chloroplastic produces MAAPANSSCFHARAAASQTSSLSVGTRVFVGLRAQTKLGSSESSCPNVSAGFYTAVNRRISLGLSNKKATRARISMMPIGTPRVPYRTPGEGTWQWLDIWNALYRERIIFIGDNIDEEFSNQVLASMLYLDSIDNTKKILLYINGPGGDLTPCMALYDTMLSLKSPIGTHCLGFAFNLAGFILAAGEKGSRTGMPLCRISLQSPAGAARGQADDIENEANELIRIKNYLYGKLAEHTGHSVEKIHEDLSRVKRFDAEGALEYGIIDRIIRPSRIKKEGSTGHRKDMRNLGLG; encoded by the exons ATGGCGGCGCCGGCCAATTCCTCCTGCTtccacgcccgcgccgccgccagccagaCCTCCTCTCTCAG CGTGGGCACCAGGGTCTTCGTCGGGCTCAGGGCGCAGACCAAGCTAG GTTCGTCCGAGTCGTCGTGCCCGAATGTCAGCGCTGGGTTCTACACCGCCGTCAACCGGAGGATCTCTCTCGG GTTGTCAAACAAGAAGGCTACCAGAGCTCGTATTTCGATGATGCCTATAGGTACTCCACGAGTGCCTTACAGAACCCCTGGTGAAGGAACCTGGCAATGGCTTGACATATGGAATGCTTTG TATCGTGAAAGGATTATCTTCATCGGGGACAATATAGATGAAGAATTCAGCAACCAAGTGTTGGCAAGCATGTTGTACCTTGACAGCATTGATAATACAAAGAAGATTCTTCTATACATTAATGGACCTGGAGgagat CTTACTCCATGTATGGCACTATATGATACCATGCTAAGTCTAAAGAGTCCTATTGGTACACACTGCTTGGGCTTTGCATTCAACTTGGCAGGATTTATTCTTGCAGCTGGTGAAAAG GGTTCACGTACTGGTATGCCTTTATGCCGGATTTCACTTCAGTCACCTGCTGGAGCTGCTCGAGGCCAG GCTGATGATATTGAAAATGAAGCAAATGAGCTTATTCGTATCAAGAACTATCTGTATGGCAAGCTTGCGGAGCACACAGGTCATTCTGTCGAAAAG ATTCATGAGGACCTGTCCAGGGTGAAGCGCTTTGACGCTGAAGGGGCTCTCGAATACGGGATTATCGATCGCATTATCAGGCCTTCTCGGATCAAGAAAGAGGGGTCCACTGGTCACAGGAAGGATATGCGAAATCTGGGACTTGGCTAG
- the LOC117851812 gene encoding uncharacterized protein: MKLKRLSIVFLICSSVKQGKVSWLCSSSFISIANNCGGLLYSNRTGTTKENTYSEKWYLVQAILDHFNDENNLSGNLAYELEDLLRKQWVLENLRWYYHFNFTTKQKADDNPSTGNKLFFAEVSYIKEKDALEVNCCRMIKSIAEGGHCFGCKNNGSPDMQHPIETDAYTGGHLDGYLPFGCDDLSSSDDNDGDGDDEEEEEDDDDDD; this comes from the exons ATGAAACTGAAAAGGCTATCAATAGTTTTCTTGATATGCAGCAGTGTGAAGCAAGGTAAAGTTTCTTGGCTTTGTTCTAGTTCATTTATCTCCATTGCAAACAACTGTGGTGGATTATTGTACTCAAACAGGACTGGCACAACAAAGGAGAATACCTATAGTGAAAAGTGGTATTTGGTTCAAGCTATACTGGACCATTTTAATGATGAAAATAATCTTTCCGGG AATCTTGCGTATGAACTGGAAGATCTTTTGAGGAAGCAATGGGTTTTGGAGAATCTCAGGTGGTATTATCATTTCAATTTCACAACAAAGCAAAAGGCTGACGATAACCCTAGCACTGGCAACAAATTATTCTTTGCTGAAGTGTCGTATATTAAAGAAAAAGATGCCTTGGAGGTCAACTGTTGCCGCATGATCAAATCAATTGCTGAGG GTGGTCACTGTTTTGGTTGTAAAAACAATGGAAGTCCTGATATGCAGCACCCCATTGAGACTGATGCATACACTGGTGGTCACTTGGATGGATATTTGCCATTTGGTTGTGATGATTTAAGCAGTTCTGATGATAAC GATGGTGAtggcgatgatgaggaggaggaggaggacgacgacgacgatgactaA